From the Paenibacillus sp. R14(2021) genome, the window CGCGCCGGGCAGATGCCGCCCTTGACAGTGCTGCGGATGATTCGGTATAGTTTCAGCAAGAGGTTGAATGACCTTATATCTGATTTCGATGAAGAGATAAGTACAGAAGTAATGCCCTTACCAGAGAGCCGGGGTAGCTGGAAACCGGCAAGGCGCAGCTTGTGGAAAATGGTCTCGGAGAACCGCTCTCAAGCAGCAGGCGATAAACCTGATGTAAGCTTGCGGCGATTGACCTCGTTAACGGTCTGCGCTCATCCGCAGAGGGATGAGTCTAATGAAGCTTTCTTCATATCGGCTTGGCAGTAGTTTCTGCAGGTGCGGGACGGGAGAGAGGAATTTGGGTGGTACCGCGTAAGCGACAAGCTTTCGTCCCATAGAGGATGAGGGCTTTTTTTGTATGCTAAGCCGTTTGTTGCGCGAAACCATCCTATAGGAAAGCGAAGTGTTCACGATGAGTCAAACGAAACCCTCCTTTTACATTACGACGCCGATCTACTATCCAAGCGACAAGCTGCATATCGGCCATGCCTACACGACCGTTGCGGGAGACGCCATGGCGCGCTATAAGCGGCTTCGCGGATACGATGTCTGGTATTTGACCGGCACGGACGAGCACGGCCAGAAGATCGAGCGCAAGGCGCAGGAGAAGGGCAAGACGCCGCAGCAGTTCGTCGACGATATCGTCGTGTCGATCAAGGACCTGTGGAAGAAGCTCGATATCTCGAACGATGACTTCATTCGGACGACAGAAGAACGTCACAAATCCGTCGTCGAGGCCATCTTCGACCAGCTGCTGCAGCAGGGCGACATCTATAAAGGCAATTATGAAGGCTTGTATTGCACGCCTTGCGAATCGTTCTTCCTGGAGCGTCAGCTCGTTAACGGCAATTGTCCGGACTGCGGACGCCCCGTTGAGCTGGTGAAGGAAGAGAGCTACTTCTTCCGGATGAGCAAGTATGCGGATCGGCTGCTGCAATTCTACGAGGAGAACCCGGAATTTATTCAGCCGGAATCCCGTAAGAACGAGATGATCAACAATTTTATTAAGCCGGGTCTGGAAGATTTGGCCGTGTCCCGTACGACGTTCGACTGGGGCATCAAGGTCAAGGGCGATCCGAAGCATGTGGTCTATGTCTGGATCGACGCGCTGTCCAATTATATTACTGCGCTTGGCTACGGTTCCTTGGACAGCAGCCGCTACGATCAATTCTGGCCGGCGGACGTTCATCTCGTGGGCAAGGAAATCGTACGTTTCCATACGATCTATTGGCCGATCATGCTGATGGCGCTTGGACTGCCGCTGCCGAAGAAAGTGTTCGCGCACGGCTGGCTCTTGATGAAGGACGGCAAAATGTCGAAGTCCAAAGGCAATGTCGTGGATCCTGTAACCCTGATCGATCGCTACGGCTTGGATTCGCTTCGTTACTATCTGCTGCGCGAAGTACCGTTTGGCGCTGACGGCACCTTCACGCCGGAGAACTTCGTGGAGCGTATCAATTTCGATCTCGCCAACGATCTCGGCAATTTGCTTAACCGTACGGTTGCCATGATCGACAAATATTTTACGGGCGACGTGCCGGCATACGACGGCGAAGTGACCGCATTCGACAAGACGCTTTCGACCCTTGCGGTCGGCACGGCCGAACAGGTCGAAGCAGCGATGGAGCGAATGGAGTTCTCGGTGGCGCTGACGGCGATCTGGCAGCTTGTCAGCAGAACGAATAAATATATCGATGAGACGCAGCCGTGGACGCTGGCGAAAAGCGAAGAGAAGCGCGGCGAGCTGGCTTCCGTCATGCACCATTTGGCGGAATCGCTTCGGATCATTTCCATTCTGCTGCAGCCTTTCCTGACCAATGCGCCGCTCAAAATCCGTGCGCAGCTGGGAATCGAGGAAGGCGGGCTGACGGCGTGGGACAGCACGAAGCAGTTCGGCCGTCTGCCTGGCGGCACGCGAGTTGCCAAGGGCGATCCAATCTTCCCTCGTCTTGACGTTGCGGAAGAGACGGCGTATATCGCGGTATCCATGGGGGGCGGAACGTCACCGGCAGAGGCAGAGCCGGCTGCGGCTGCTCCAGCCGAATCGTCGACTGCCGTTGCCGAGCCCGCTGCAACGCCGGACGGCAAAGAAGAAATCGGCATCGACGATTTCGCCAAAGTGGAGCTTCGCGTTGCGCAGGTACTTGCGGCGGAACCAATCCCGAAAGCGGATAAGCTGCTGAAGCTGCAGCTTGATCTTGGCTTCGAGAAGCGTCAGGTCGTCTCTGGTATCGCGAAGTTCTACACACCGGAGCAGCTTGTTGGACACAAAGTAATCTGTGTCGTGAATTTGAAGCCCGTGAAGCTCCGCGGCGAAATGTCGCAAGGCATGATTCTCGCTGCATCGCACGGTGATCAATTGACACTTGCTGCAGTGCCTGATGGTATGCCGAATGGCGCAATTGTGAAATAAGATTAAACCTTTAACCGCCGGAGCATCCTGCTCCGGCGGTTGCTTGTTGACAGGTCATAGGCGCCTCTATATAATCGTAATAGTAATGTTTACGATTATGGTCGGGAGATTGAGGTGCAATCATGTTCAGAAATAACACGAGGCGTTTTGCAGTTCCGGCAGCCGTGCTTCTGCTAGCGGCAGTCATGCTTTCCGGCTGCGGATCTTCGAACCAAGGCAAGCTGGTCGAAGGCAAAATGAATGTCGTGACCAGCTTTTATCCGCTCTACTTTATCGCGCAGCAAATCGGCGGCAGTGTTGCCAATGTGATTAATATGATTCCTGCTGGCGTTGAGCCGCATGACTGGAGTCCGAAGAGCCGTGATTTGGAAACAGCCTCCAAGGCAGAGCTTTTTCTCTATAACGGCGCGGGACTCGAAGGCTGGGTCGGCGATTTTCTCGAAGGGCTGCCAAGCAGCTCGAAGCTCGTGACGGTTGAAGCGAGCGAAGGCATTGCGAAGATTTCCGGCAATCCTGAAGAAGAAGAGGCCGTAAGCAGCAAGCACGTCGATCCGCATACCTGGGTCAGTCCGAAGTCGATGCTCATTATGGCGGACACCGTGCTGCGGAATTTCGATCAAGCAGATCCCGCGCACAAAGCCCAGTATGATACGAATTACGCGGTTCT encodes:
- the metG gene encoding methionine--tRNA ligase, whose product is MSQTKPSFYITTPIYYPSDKLHIGHAYTTVAGDAMARYKRLRGYDVWYLTGTDEHGQKIERKAQEKGKTPQQFVDDIVVSIKDLWKKLDISNDDFIRTTEERHKSVVEAIFDQLLQQGDIYKGNYEGLYCTPCESFFLERQLVNGNCPDCGRPVELVKEESYFFRMSKYADRLLQFYEENPEFIQPESRKNEMINNFIKPGLEDLAVSRTTFDWGIKVKGDPKHVVYVWIDALSNYITALGYGSLDSSRYDQFWPADVHLVGKEIVRFHTIYWPIMLMALGLPLPKKVFAHGWLLMKDGKMSKSKGNVVDPVTLIDRYGLDSLRYYLLREVPFGADGTFTPENFVERINFDLANDLGNLLNRTVAMIDKYFTGDVPAYDGEVTAFDKTLSTLAVGTAEQVEAAMERMEFSVALTAIWQLVSRTNKYIDETQPWTLAKSEEKRGELASVMHHLAESLRIISILLQPFLTNAPLKIRAQLGIEEGGLTAWDSTKQFGRLPGGTRVAKGDPIFPRLDVAEETAYIAVSMGGGTSPAEAEPAAAAPAESSTAVAEPAATPDGKEEIGIDDFAKVELRVAQVLAAEPIPKADKLLKLQLDLGFEKRQVVSGIAKFYTPEQLVGHKVICVVNLKPVKLRGEMSQGMILAASHGDQLTLAAVPDGMPNGAIVK
- a CDS encoding metal ABC transporter solute-binding protein, Zn/Mn family is translated as MFRNNTRRFAVPAAVLLLAAVMLSGCGSSNQGKLVEGKMNVVTSFYPLYFIAQQIGGSVANVINMIPAGVEPHDWSPKSRDLETASKAELFLYNGAGLEGWVGDFLEGLPSSSKLVTVEASEGIAKISGNPEEEEAVSSKHVDPHTWVSPKSMLIMADTVLRNFDQADPAHKAQYDTNYAVLHGKLAELDKDYEQALTAAPHKDIVTSHQAFAYLARDYGLKQVAIMGLSPDAEPKAQDLLRIAKFVKDNGIKTIFFEELVSDEMAKTLAREAHVTTMVLNPMEGLTPQQAAKGEDYFTLMRVNLQNLVKALQ